A genomic stretch from Enterococcus wangshanyuanii includes:
- the mobP2 gene encoding MobP2 family relaxase produces the protein MSKKTAGLIMTGVFVMPHADTYDEYIDYMGRSEAVRNENFNKFNAFEDVDGVNVIDGAGESQFERYTDYMSNPEKTKSLFNQRYDRMPIEDVQYTKKYFMEGQDNGSPLWQLVFSFRNEWLEEQGLMDRSKHEVNEAKIYDATRLAMKQLMDKAELNAEWLGSIHFNTKHIHVHVGMVERNPSREWIYYKDEKNPENTGWQFKGKLKINHINSAKSKFVNELLNMQNELIKVDEQMKNLTTTAKANVPKLKEQLFRQSIHELQLKLPANKRRWTYGYAKGQKFKAEIDRVVTLYLNTYAKEELESFIQRVQPISATYEEAYGNPKNEPTYLENKLYGKNGLYHTLGNIVLNELKELSRQQNKQQSQERFTLEDLKQLEKEEQCVRSDLPSPEDLFEADDVDEYEYYMTNLLQGEPPEVQDEFISDELYQALNQYESLVLEEPLMKGVLDKLKADLLARTPTNEEIREKLFALDEEEKRSIEKRGVVVREEGHAEPVQLVKNETIKGYLAIPGSSADVVIVGQEKSNSESARKEQKEEHNINSFSRKNREGILEQNPNATFIYGENQWRLAGKNIIESERSRPIIIYAPVFEGEGEQKRLTGFNPVPMYDVSQTKNAEKKTFVYSNQEGVQIEKNPYVRGGQGGGGYSDPHAFDRQLKQMMNKLENATQRYLNEKAFKEMEYQQTLS, from the coding sequence ATGAGTAAGAAGACGGCAGGGCTAATTATGACTGGGGTGTTCGTTATGCCACATGCGGACACGTATGACGAATACATTGATTACATGGGCAGGTCTGAAGCTGTACGAAATGAAAATTTTAATAAGTTCAATGCGTTCGAAGATGTCGATGGTGTTAACGTGATTGATGGTGCAGGAGAAAGTCAATTTGAGCGATACACTGATTACATGTCTAATCCGGAAAAAACAAAGTCACTATTCAACCAGCGATACGATCGTATGCCAATTGAAGATGTGCAGTACACAAAAAAATATTTCATGGAAGGGCAAGATAATGGTTCACCTTTATGGCAACTTGTCTTTAGCTTTCGTAATGAGTGGTTAGAGGAACAAGGGTTGATGGATCGATCGAAACATGAAGTGAATGAAGCAAAGATTTATGATGCTACTCGTCTTGCTATGAAGCAGTTGATGGATAAAGCGGAACTCAATGCAGAATGGTTAGGCAGTATTCATTTCAACACGAAACATATTCACGTTCATGTTGGTATGGTCGAAAGAAATCCAAGTCGTGAATGGATCTACTACAAGGATGAAAAGAATCCTGAAAATACTGGTTGGCAGTTCAAAGGGAAATTGAAAATCAATCATATTAATTCTGCGAAAAGCAAGTTCGTCAATGAATTATTGAACATGCAGAATGAACTCATAAAGGTAGACGAGCAGATGAAGAACTTAACGACTACTGCAAAAGCAAACGTGCCAAAACTCAAAGAACAACTCTTTCGTCAATCAATCCATGAGTTACAGCTGAAGCTACCAGCGAACAAACGACGGTGGACTTATGGTTATGCCAAAGGACAAAAATTTAAGGCAGAGATTGATCGTGTAGTAACACTATACTTGAACACCTACGCGAAAGAAGAACTAGAATCATTTATTCAACGTGTCCAACCAATCAGTGCTACCTATGAAGAAGCATATGGGAATCCAAAAAATGAACCAACCTATCTAGAAAATAAATTGTATGGAAAAAATGGATTGTATCATACGTTGGGGAATATAGTTCTAAATGAATTGAAAGAACTTTCCCGTCAACAAAACAAACAACAGTCACAAGAACGTTTTACATTAGAGGATCTAAAACAGTTAGAAAAAGAAGAACAATGTGTTCGAAGTGATCTGCCAAGTCCAGAGGATTTGTTTGAAGCAGATGACGTTGATGAATACGAATACTACATGACAAATCTACTACAGGGGGAACCGCCCGAAGTGCAAGATGAATTTATCTCTGATGAACTTTATCAAGCATTGAATCAATACGAATCGTTGGTGCTGGAAGAACCCCTTATGAAAGGTGTGTTAGATAAATTGAAAGCAGATCTTCTTGCAAGAACACCAACCAATGAGGAGATCAGAGAGAAACTATTTGCACTTGATGAAGAAGAAAAACGTTCAATAGAAAAACGTGGTGTTGTTGTTCGTGAAGAGGGGCATGCGGAACCTGTTCAGTTGGTAAAAAATGAAACGATCAAAGGCTATCTTGCAATTCCTGGCTCTTCGGCTGACGTAGTGATTGTCGGTCAGGAAAAAAGCAACTCTGAATCAGCTAGGAAGGAACAAAAAGAAGAACATAATATTAATTCATTTTCTCGAAAAAATAGAGAAGGGATTCTGGAACAAAATCCTAACGCTACGTTTATTTATGGAGAAAATCAATGGCGCCTTGCAGGTAAAAATATCATTGAATCTGAACGATCACGTCCGATAATTATTTATGCTCCAGTATTTGAGGGAGAAGGGGAACAAAAACGATTGACTGGATTCAATCCTGTACCGATGTATGATGTTTCGCAAACGAAAAATGCAGAAAAGAAGACGTTTGTTTATAGCAATCAGGAAGGAGTTCAGATTGAAAAAAATCCATATGTTAGGGGAGGACAAGGTGGAGGTGGGTATTCAGATCCACATGCATTCGATCGTCAATTAAAACAAATGATGAATAAACTAGAAAACGCAACACAGAGATACTTGAATGAAAAAGCATTCAAAGAAATGGAATATCAACAAACTTTATCATAA
- a CDS encoding helix-turn-helix domain-containing protein: MTGLEKLGLMTWSEASERWGFNKTYLKDKNKSKGSTIFLENTTCKVGNEKAINLITREGMEYITGMTEDEAKKRKKEKEDEKKE, from the coding sequence ATGACAGGATTAGAAAAATTGGGTTTGATGACATGGTCGGAAGCAAGTGAACGTTGGGGATTCAACAAAACATATTTAAAAGACAAGAATAAATCAAAAGGATCAACTATTTTTCTTGAAAATACAACTTGTAAAGTTGGAAATGAAAAGGCAATTAATCTGATTACTCGTGAAGGTATGGAGTATATAACAGGTATGACGGAAGATGAAGCGAAAAAACGAAAGAAGGAAAAAGAGGATGAAAAAAAAGAATGA
- a CDS encoding Cas9 inhibitor AcrIIA9 family protein produces MIVPVITNSEVKNQALRKMLDEMNKSHSANEDMIHNWLCNQDDDQLFSGIVKEGKSINKAFKYCRNQAQKLKEDNCAMVDDSTVFGWVRDYFLLEEDHKAQASETSKIRKKSEGTKSNVKTNKSEGVQMDLFDCL; encoded by the coding sequence ATGATAGTACCAGTAATAACCAATAGTGAGGTGAAAAATCAAGCATTGCGTAAAATGCTTGATGAAATGAACAAAAGTCATTCAGCCAACGAAGATATGATTCATAATTGGCTATGCAATCAAGATGACGACCAGTTGTTTTCAGGAATTGTAAAAGAAGGAAAATCGATAAATAAGGCATTTAAGTATTGTAGAAATCAAGCGCAAAAATTAAAAGAAGATAATTGCGCTATGGTTGATGATTCCACTGTCTTTGGATGGGTGAGAGACTATTTTCTTTTAGAAGAGGATCACAAAGCACAGGCTTCAGAAACCTCGAAAATTAGGAAAAAAAGTGAAGGAACAAAAAGTAATGTCAAGACAAATAAAAGCGAAGGGGTACAGATGGATCTGTTTGATTGCTTATGA
- a CDS encoding PcfJ domain-containing protein translates to MKKSEWYIENALKPRKTFFDWCYSQIHTFKWSNKQQTILASDRKNCEVIEKRLTKRTNLTFFDKFYAFCVVLVTAKRVEIQTYCFWSNIENGKQKIKMELSNLERFSNDEYIQIGKWWNEYTTGLTPILPMGGAYTGVTNYEDDWKERIQTISELRYIDFSQAQYFDRHDIGHVYKYRKEIEFLQKIKATTIASQLMRDHEIDYRVFNQNWLKANKSILKNSSLTFDEFELERRIRNRNGKVVQGIDQYLSYKDIKHIPKGVGIVKFQNWVIKKAIDFQYYHDYITMLSDIGKKADTLKTIIPDDLREAHDEALKVYLILEPDIKKRKKALKDAKERRRLEKEERENEIQFKRRLRQIRKYETIIDGYAFVVPKKLEDIVNEGKMLSHCVGNSRYLSEHRDGETTIVFVRKEQEKERPLCTLEYKDGQIAQLQGYKNQEENVPEGVKKASDKWLEWVKQKNSPNKNRASQSNKIA, encoded by the coding sequence ATGAAAAAATCAGAATGGTATATAGAAAATGCATTAAAACCAAGAAAAACTTTTTTCGATTGGTGTTACTCACAAATTCACACGTTTAAATGGTCGAATAAACAGCAAACGATTTTAGCTTCAGATAGAAAAAACTGTGAAGTAATCGAAAAGAGATTGACTAAACGAACGAACCTTACATTTTTTGATAAGTTCTATGCGTTCTGTGTGGTGTTAGTCACTGCTAAAAGAGTAGAAATACAAACGTATTGTTTTTGGTCGAATATAGAAAACGGGAAACAGAAAATCAAAATGGAATTATCTAATTTAGAACGTTTTTCTAATGATGAATATATTCAGATCGGCAAATGGTGGAATGAATATACTACTGGATTGACTCCTATATTACCTATGGGTGGTGCATACACTGGCGTTACTAATTATGAGGATGATTGGAAAGAAAGAATTCAAACAATTTCAGAACTCCGATATATTGATTTTAGCCAAGCACAATATTTTGACCGTCATGATATAGGACATGTTTATAAATACCGTAAAGAAATTGAGTTTCTTCAGAAAATAAAAGCTACAACTATTGCTAGTCAGCTTATGCGTGATCATGAAATAGACTATCGGGTATTTAATCAAAATTGGCTGAAAGCCAACAAGTCTATTTTGAAAAATTCGTCGTTGACCTTTGATGAATTTGAGTTAGAAAGGAGAATTCGCAATCGTAACGGAAAAGTTGTGCAGGGAATAGACCAATACCTTTCATATAAAGATATTAAGCATATTCCAAAAGGTGTCGGAATCGTGAAATTTCAAAATTGGGTAATAAAGAAGGCTATTGACTTCCAGTACTACCATGACTACATTACAATGTTATCTGATATCGGTAAAAAGGCAGACACACTGAAAACGATCATACCGGATGACTTACGTGAAGCGCATGATGAAGCATTAAAAGTCTATCTAATATTAGAGCCTGACATTAAGAAACGTAAAAAAGCATTGAAAGATGCCAAAGAGCGACGGAGATTAGAAAAAGAAGAAAGAGAGAATGAAATCCAATTCAAGAGACGATTACGACAGATCAGAAAATATGAAACGATTATTGATGGTTACGCATTTGTCGTTCCAAAAAAATTAGAAGACATTGTGAATGAAGGGAAGATGTTATCACATTGTGTGGGGAATAGTCGGTACTTATCCGAGCATAGAGACGGAGAAACTACAATCGTTTTTGTTAGGAAAGAACAAGAAAAAGAACGGCCATTATGTACCTTAGAATATAAGGATGGACAAATTGCGCAACTACAAGGATATAAAAATCAAGAAGAAAATGTCCCAGAAGGAGTGAAAAAGGCTTCAGATAAATGGTTAGAGTGGGTCAAACAAAAAAACTCGCCCAATAAAAATCGAGCAAGTCAAAGCAACAAAATAGCCTGA
- a CDS encoding SprT-like domain-containing protein, translated as MSEIITFFEKYFCLFNVEYFKGALPETVITVQSTPKSYGHASVRKIWINESRQYYELNMSADHLDRFVGNVLATLLHEMVHIYCRENHISEVSREGTYHNKYFKKECESRDLAVEKLGQYGWAKTDPTESFIQFLTENGLLNEISLVRKTSTPQLTKEKKKQSSRKYSCPVCTKTVRATSVVNIICGDCFETYTCEIES; from the coding sequence ATGAGTGAAATTATTACTTTTTTTGAAAAATATTTTTGCTTATTTAATGTGGAATACTTTAAAGGAGCATTACCAGAAACAGTAATAACAGTACAAAGTACACCGAAAAGTTATGGTCACGCAAGTGTTCGCAAAATATGGATCAATGAATCAAGACAATATTATGAACTTAACATGAGCGCAGATCACCTTGATCGATTTGTTGGGAACGTTCTAGCAACACTTTTACATGAGATGGTTCATATTTACTGTAGAGAAAATCATATTTCAGAAGTTAGTAGGGAAGGAACTTATCACAACAAATATTTTAAAAAGGAGTGTGAGTCTAGAGATCTTGCGGTTGAAAAATTAGGACAATATGGGTGGGCTAAAACTGATCCTACTGAGTCATTTATTCAATTTCTTACAGAAAATGGCTTGCTTAATGAAATATCACTAGTCCGAAAGACCTCTACTCCACAGTTGACCAAAGAAAAAAAGAAACAAAGCAGTAGAAAGTATAGTTGTCCAGTCTGTACTAAAACTGTAAGAGCAACTTCAGTAGTAAATATTATTTGTGGAGATTGTTTTGAGACTTATACGTGTGAAATTGAAAGTTAA